The window CGGCCCGGCAGGGCGTCCAGGGTGATCTCCACCGGCATCCCTTCCTTCAGGCGCACGACATCGACTTCATCGACGGTCAGGTCCAGATAGAGATCGCTCAAATCAGCCAGGACGATGGCCCCGCCGGGGACGCCGGCCCCGACCACCTGGCCGATTTCGATGTTCACCGCGATGACGGTGCCATCGAAGGGAGCCAGCAGCGTCGCCTGCTCCAGGCGGCGGCGGGCCTGCTCCAGCTGCAGGCGGGCCTGCTCCAGCTGCAGCCGCGTCCGCTCCACGGTGAGAGCGTCCGGCTGAAGCCGGGCCAGGCTGGCCTGAGCCTGCGCCAGCTGGGCTCGAGCGGCCTCCAGCTGCTCCGGCCGCGCCCCGGCCTTCATCTTCTCGTATTGCAGGCGGGCGATCTCCGCCTGGAGCTCCGCCTGTCCCACCCGGGCCCGGGCCAGGTCGACGTCGATGGGGGCGGAGAGGGGAGAGCCGGCGGTTTTATCCCGGGTCAGCTGGGCCTGCCAGATGGCGTTCTTGGCCACCTCGTAGTTCAGCCGGGCGATCTCCAGATCCGTGGGATCCGGGCCCTGCTCCAGGGCCCGGAGGGCGGCTTGCGCGCTGCGCACCGCCGCGCGGGCCGCGGCCAGCTCTTCCGGCTTCGGCCCCTGAACGGTCTGGCTGTAGACCACCTGCTGGGTGAGATAGGCGACCTCCGCCTGGCGCACCGCCAGCTCCAGATCCGTGGTGTCCAGGCGGGCCAGGGGTTGCCCTTTGCGCACCGCCTCGCCTTCCCGAACGAAGATCTCGGCCACCGTGCCGGCGGTGGCGAAGTTCAGCACGGCCTGGGCGCGGGGACGGATCTTCCCCGCCGCGCTCAGGGTGACTCGGAGGGTCCCCCGCCGGATCGTCGCAGTCTCCGGCAGGGCGGGGGAACGCCCCCGGGCTTGCGCCAAGAAGGCCCCGGCCCCGATGAGGGCGAGGAAGAGCAATCCGCCGAGGAGCCATCGAACGCGGCCTTTCATGAAGCGTCCTCCTGGAGTTCAGGTTTGGGAAGGATCCTCGATGCCTCGGAGCACAAAGGTAGCCAGCTGCTTGGCGATCTGTTCCGGCGGGAGGGCTGCCAGCTCGGGATCCAGCTCCATGCCGAAGACGGTCACGCCGTGCAGGGCGCCCCAGATGGCCCACATCACCAGGGCGGGGTGCAGCGGGCGATAGCGTCCCTGACCCAGCTCCGCCGCCAGCATGCGGCGCACTTCCTCCAGAAGCGGCTGCGCGATCTGATCCAGGAAGGCCCGGCGCACGGCTTCGTCGGTGCGGATCTCCTGATACAGGGCCTGCATGAGCGGCAGTTGCGCGCGCATCGCGACCAGGCGCTCCCGGAGGAACTCCTCCAGCCAGCGCTGCGGCTCCATGGCCGGCAGCGCCTGCAGGTGGCGCTGAATCGGCTGGACGGTCAGGGCCTCAAACATCGCCAGCAGGAGATGCCGTTTGGTCGGGAAGTAGCGGAACAGCGTGCCCTCTGCCACCCCGGCCTCCCGGGCGATCTGCCGGGTGGTCGCTCCCCGAAACCCATGCCGGGCGAAGATCCGGGCCGCCGCCTCCAGGATCTGCGCCCGCCGGATCTCCGGAGCCTTCCGTGGCCCCATCGGTGCCTCCATGGAGTGAGTGCTCACTCACTATAAGGCGAAGCGAGGGAGGCCTGCAACTTTCGGGCGGGCCGGTCGATCCGCCCCGGGTATAATGGACCCGCGATGGGATCCTGCGTGGGAGGGCGGATGAGAGGATGCGACGAGGGATGAGGTGGCTCTCCCGGCTGGGGCCGATGGGGATCTTCGCCCTGTTGCCGGTTTTGTTGCTGGGTCCCACGTTGACCGGGTCGCGGACCATCCTCCCGGCGGATAATCTTTACGAATGGCAGCCCTGGCGGGCGGCGGCCACCGCTTTCGGGATCGGGGTTCCTCACAACGCGTTGCTCTCCGACCTGGTGCTGGAGAACTACGCGTGGAAGCGCTTTCTCCTTGAGGCCCTGCGGCGGGGGGAGCTTCCCCTATGGAACCCATATCTGTTCGCCGGCGCTCCCTTCCTGGCCAACGGGCAGCACTCCGCCCTCTACCCGTTCACCGCGCTTTTCCTGCTTTTCCCCCTCCCCCAGGCCTATGCGCTGTTCAACGCCTTGCAACTGTTCCTGGCCGGCCTGGGGATGTATGCCCTGGCGCGGGCCTGGGGCCTGAGCCGGGCCGCAGCGACCTTCGCCGGGGTCGCCTATG is drawn from Thermoflexus hugenholtzii and contains these coding sequences:
- a CDS encoding efflux RND transporter periplasmic adaptor subunit, which encodes MKGRVRWLLGGLLFLALIGAGAFLAQARGRSPALPETATIRRGTLRVTLSAAGKIRPRAQAVLNFATAGTVAEIFVREGEAVRKGQPLARLDTTDLELAVRQAEVAYLTQQVVYSQTVQGPKPEELAAARAAVRSAQAALRALEQGPDPTDLEIARLNYEVAKNAIWQAQLTRDKTAGSPLSAPIDVDLARARVGQAELQAEIARLQYEKMKAGARPEQLEAARAQLAQAQASLARLQPDALTVERTRLQLEQARLQLEQARRRLEQATLLAPFDGTVIAVNIEIGQVVGAGVPGGAIVLADLSDLYLDLTVDEVDVVRLKEGMPVEITLDALPGRSFRGHIDAIAPAATEAGGAATYRVRVVLDERDPVLRAGMSANVEIEVERRENVLLVPNAAVRRDRETGRAFVYRVVGDRAEEVEIRLGAQGETESEVLEGLQEGDRVVLGEVQPASSFRIFLRR
- a CDS encoding TetR/AcrR family transcriptional regulator is translated as MGPRKAPEIRRAQILEAAARIFARHGFRGATTRQIAREAGVAEGTLFRYFPTKRHLLLAMFEALTVQPIQRHLQALPAMEPQRWLEEFLRERLVAMRAQLPLMQALYQEIRTDEAVRRAFLDQIAQPLLEEVRRMLAAELGQGRYRPLHPALVMWAIWGALHGVTVFGMELDPELAALPPEQIAKQLATFVLRGIEDPSQT